In Paracoccus jeotgali, the following are encoded in one genomic region:
- the trxA gene encoding thioredoxin produces MATKPVSDAQFDAEVRKSTTPVVVDFWAEWCGPCRQIGPALEELAAEYGDRVKIVKVNVDENPESPAALGVRGIPALFLFKDGQVVSNKIGAAPKSALKAWIDENV; encoded by the coding sequence ATGGCCACCAAACCCGTCTCGGACGCGCAGTTCGACGCCGAAGTCCGCAAATCCACCACGCCGGTCGTCGTGGATTTCTGGGCAGAATGGTGCGGCCCCTGCCGCCAGATCGGCCCGGCGCTCGAAGAATTGGCGGCCGAATACGGCGACCGCGTCAAGATCGTCAAGGTGAACGTCGACGAGAACCCGGAAAGCCCGGCGGCGCTTGGCGTGCGCGGCATCCCGGCGCTGTTCCTGTTCAAGGACGGGCAGGTGGTGTCGAACAAGATCGGCGCGGCGCCCAAATCGGCGCTGAAGGCCTGGATCGACGAGAACGTCTGA
- the tsaE gene encoding tRNA (adenosine(37)-N6)-threonylcarbamoyltransferase complex ATPase subunit type 1 TsaE: protein MAAALLNFTADAELLQGFARALAPDLRAGDTVLLDGPVGAGKSHFARALIRARLQNPGEEVPSPTFTLVQTYDGQPPIWHADLYRLTDASEIDELGLTDALPESIALIEWPDRMNPPPPEALRIDILSLPDPDRRQVALSGPEDLGRRARRAAERAVFLQRAGWTGAEIAALAGDASARRYFRLTQGDRTAVLMDSDRATVTPYLSMTDWLAGRDFTVPQILAADPEAGLALIEDFGDAPIARVIADDPAQTAPLYDRIAGMLARLAGFDPAPDLLVLDGPEMARQLELFAEWYPAAAGADAEAMSAARAIAPCFAALHDRLCADAAPVTGLRDCHAENIFLTPDGRLGLIDFQDAVAVHPAYDLVSVLHDARRAIPAEVEEAAISRFLRDTGFDRAAFEPAFALLGVQRNLRILGIFTRLCLRDGKPRYLRFVPHLWSLIERELTHPALADLAALVRRLPVPDQDVIERIRSQCTR, encoded by the coding sequence ATGGCCGCTGCCCTACTGAACTTCACCGCGGATGCGGAACTGCTGCAGGGCTTTGCCCGCGCCCTCGCCCCCGATCTGCGGGCGGGCGATACCGTGCTGCTGGACGGCCCGGTCGGCGCGGGCAAATCGCATTTCGCCCGCGCCCTGATCCGCGCGCGGCTGCAGAATCCGGGCGAAGAGGTGCCAAGCCCGACCTTTACCCTTGTCCAGACCTATGACGGCCAGCCCCCGATCTGGCACGCGGATCTGTACCGGCTGACCGATGCCTCGGAAATCGACGAGCTGGGGCTGACCGACGCCCTGCCCGAGTCCATCGCGCTGATCGAATGGCCCGACCGCATGAACCCGCCGCCGCCCGAGGCGCTGCGCATCGACATCCTCAGCCTGCCCGACCCCGATCGCCGTCAGGTCGCGCTGTCGGGGCCCGAGGATCTGGGCCGCCGCGCCCGCCGCGCCGCCGAACGCGCGGTTTTTCTGCAGCGCGCGGGCTGGACCGGGGCCGAGATCGCGGCTCTGGCCGGCGATGCCTCGGCCCGGCGCTATTTCCGGCTGACGCAGGGCGACCGGACGGCCGTGCTGATGGACAGCGACCGCGCCACCGTCACCCCCTATCTTTCCATGACCGACTGGCTGGCGGGGCGCGATTTCACCGTGCCGCAGATCCTCGCCGCCGATCCCGAGGCCGGGCTGGCGCTGATCGAGGATTTCGGCGACGCGCCCATCGCCCGCGTCATCGCCGACGACCCGGCGCAGACCGCGCCGCTGTATGACCGCATCGCCGGGATGCTGGCGCGGCTGGCGGGGTTTGATCCCGCGCCCGATCTGCTGGTGCTGGACGGGCCGGAAATGGCGCGGCAGCTTGAACTCTTCGCCGAATGGTACCCCGCCGCTGCCGGCGCCGATGCCGAGGCGATGTCGGCCGCCCGCGCCATCGCGCCCTGTTTTGCCGCGCTGCATGACCGGCTGTGCGCCGATGCGGCGCCCGTCACCGGCTTGCGAGATTGCCATGCCGAGAACATCTTTCTGACCCCGGACGGGCGGTTGGGTCTGATCGACTTTCAGGACGCGGTCGCGGTACATCCGGCCTATGACCTCGTCTCGGTCCTGCATGACGCGCGCCGGGCGATCCCGGCCGAGGTCGAAGAGGCCGCGATTTCGCGCTTCCTGCGCGACACCGGCTTCGACCGCGCGGCGTTCGAGCCCGCCTTCGCGCTGCTGGGCGTGCAGCGCAACCTGCGGATTCTGGGCATCTTCACCCGGCTGTGCCTGCGCGACGGCAAGCCGCGCTATCTGCGCTTTGTCCCGCATCTGTGGTCGCTGATCGAGCGCGAGCTGACCCATCCCGCACTGGCCGATCTGGCGGCGCTTGTCCGCCGGCTGCCGGTACCCGATCAGGACGTCATCGAAAGGATCCGGTCGCAATGCACCCGCTGA
- the hslU gene encoding ATP-dependent protease ATPase subunit HslU, whose product MTDLTPREIVSELDRFIIGQKDAKRAVAVALRNRWRRRQLPDDLRDEVYPKNILMIGPTGVGKTEISRRFARLAQAPFIKVEATKFTEVGYVGRDVEQIIRDLTDAAMVETRDRMREQVKARAHKAAEDRVIAALAGEGAREQTRAMFRDKLKRGELDDTQIEIEMQDHSNPLGMMELPGQQGGGMGMMDLSGLMKAFGGRRIKRKITVAESYDLLIAEEADKLLDDEAVKAAALESVQENGIVFIDEIDKVSARSDARGADVSREGVQRDLLPLIEGTTVSTKYGAVRTDHILFIASGAFHVSKPSDLLPELQGRLPIRVELRALTEEDFVRILTETDNALTRQYTALMSTEGVTVSFAEDGIAALARIAAEVNGSIENIGARRLYTVMERVFEELSFAAPDREGESVTVDAEFVERHLGDLSRSSDLSRYVL is encoded by the coding sequence ATGACCGACCTTACCCCCCGGGAAATCGTGTCCGAGCTTGACCGCTTCATCATCGGTCAAAAGGATGCCAAGCGCGCCGTCGCCGTGGCGCTGCGCAACCGCTGGCGCCGGCGGCAACTGCCCGACGACCTGCGCGACGAGGTCTATCCCAAGAACATCCTGATGATCGGCCCCACCGGCGTCGGCAAGACCGAGATCAGCCGCCGCTTCGCCCGGCTGGCGCAGGCCCCCTTCATCAAGGTCGAGGCGACCAAGTTCACCGAGGTCGGCTATGTCGGCCGTGACGTCGAACAGATCATCCGCGACCTGACCGACGCCGCCATGGTCGAGACCCGCGACCGGATGCGCGAACAGGTCAAGGCCCGCGCCCACAAGGCCGCCGAGGACCGCGTCATCGCGGCGCTGGCCGGCGAGGGCGCGCGCGAACAGACCCGCGCCATGTTCCGCGACAAGCTGAAGCGGGGCGAGCTGGACGACACCCAGATCGAGATCGAGATGCAGGACCACTCGAACCCGCTGGGGATGATGGAACTGCCCGGCCAGCAAGGCGGCGGCATGGGCATGATGGACCTGTCGGGGCTGATGAAGGCCTTTGGCGGCCGCCGGATCAAGCGCAAGATCACCGTCGCCGAAAGCTATGACCTGCTGATCGCGGAAGAGGCCGACAAGCTGCTGGATGACGAGGCGGTGAAGGCCGCGGCGCTGGAATCGGTGCAGGAAAACGGCATCGTCTTCATCGACGAGATCGACAAGGTCTCGGCCCGGTCCGACGCCCGCGGCGCCGATGTCAGCCGCGAGGGCGTGCAGCGCGACCTGCTGCCGCTGATCGAGGGCACGACCGTCAGCACCAAATACGGCGCCGTGCGGACCGATCACATCCTGTTCATCGCCTCGGGTGCGTTCCACGTCTCGAAACCCTCGGACCTGCTACCCGAACTGCAGGGCCGCCTGCCCATCCGGGTCGAGCTGCGCGCCCTGACCGAAGAGGATTTCGTACGCATCCTGACCGAGACCGACAACGCCCTGACCCGCCAATACACCGCGCTGATGAGCACCGAAGGCGTCACCGTCAGCTTTGCCGAGGACGGCATCGCGGCGCTCGCCCGCATCGCCGCTGAGGTGAATGGCAGCATCGAGAATATCGGCGCGCGCAGGCTTTACACGGTGATGGAGCGGGTCTTCGAAGAGCTGTCCTTCGCCGCCCCCGACCGAGAGGGCGAAAGCGTCACTGTCGATGCCGAGTTCGTCGAACGCCATCTGGGCGACCTGTCGCGGTCCAGCGATCTGTCGCGCTACGTGTTGTGA
- the addB gene encoding double-strand break repair protein AddB, translating to MWSDWQGGSFALPPGADFCRGVVAGLMARVAGKPPEALAEVTIYVNAGRTLRSLREAFDDHARQHGPILLPRLRLIADLGAGMPGERAAPLARVLDLGRLVSRLIAQQPGLGAGQSVPDLAQSLADLMTEMQFEGCDQSSLSDIDARDHAAHWQRSLRFLHIAAGFYLGEPVQDQAARQRHAAQALADLWAAGRDLPQAPVIVAGSTGSHGATRLFLQAVAAVPLGTVILPGYDFGQPDSVWDSLGPQAEDHPQARLAALRGGGVQPWHAGQDAPAPGRNRLVSLALRPAPVTDQWISEGPGLADLAGATAGLTLIEADQPQQEADAIAILIRDAVGRQQPVRLITSDRGLVRRIAAVLDRWDLQIEDSAGEPLQLSAAGLFLRHVAGLFVQKVTVDVLLTILKDPVTATGGPRGDVLRHTRDLELRLRRHGPAFPDAAALREWADGGDASRKLWCEWLAQALDMVKDGSDRTPQPVPDRLAAHRALADWLAAGPGGKAQSSRLWNRADGQAAQAALRHLADHADRAQPMTPREYADLIDTHLARHAVRGSDQGHPLIRYFGTREARTEANRSDGAVVVLAGLNEGGWPQALAPDPWLSRLMRQQAGLTLPERQIGLAAHDFQQAIAAPQVVLTRARRDAEAETIPSRWLNRLTNLMSGLTDQDGPAALQAMRQRGGTWLALARQMAEPRYRLDPAPRPAPVPPAPAFAAISVTGVAKLIRDPYAVYADKVLGLRALDPLRPEPDASLRGQVLHMIVERLLTPPPAAGTSAQALRARFLAMTAEVLAQEVPWPAARAFWQARMERIATRIARDEAERLQSARPLVVEASHSLPVPGLTLRLTARPDRIDLLDGGAMAHVYDYKSGNPPTDAQMEHFDKQLLLEAAMVAKGAFPALGPVTVQGVSYIQLGGEGATHPRKFTPEAAEETWQKFVILAGRYLRGECGFAARRALQKSGDRSDYDHLSRYGEWGTGDAPVQMRVGDHG from the coding sequence ATGTGGTCTGACTGGCAGGGCGGCAGCTTTGCCCTGCCTCCCGGCGCGGATTTCTGCCGGGGCGTGGTGGCGGGGCTGATGGCGCGTGTCGCCGGCAAACCGCCCGAGGCGCTGGCCGAGGTCACCATCTATGTCAACGCCGGCCGCACCCTGCGCAGCCTGCGCGAGGCGTTCGACGACCACGCCCGCCAGCACGGCCCGATCCTGTTGCCCCGGCTGCGCCTGATCGCCGATCTGGGCGCGGGGATGCCGGGCGAACGCGCGGCGCCGCTGGCCCGGGTGCTGGATCTGGGGCGGCTGGTCTCGCGGCTGATCGCGCAGCAGCCGGGGCTGGGGGCCGGGCAGTCGGTGCCCGATCTGGCGCAGTCGCTGGCCGATCTGATGACCGAGATGCAGTTCGAGGGCTGCGACCAGTCCAGCCTGTCCGACATCGACGCCCGCGACCATGCCGCCCATTGGCAGCGCAGCCTGCGCTTTCTGCACATCGCGGCCGGCTTCTATCTGGGCGAGCCGGTGCAGGATCAGGCCGCCCGCCAACGCCACGCGGCGCAGGCGCTGGCCGATCTGTGGGCGGCAGGCCGCGATCTGCCGCAGGCGCCGGTGATCGTCGCCGGCTCGACCGGGTCGCATGGCGCGACGCGGCTGTTCCTGCAGGCGGTGGCGGCGGTGCCGCTGGGGACGGTGATCCTGCCCGGCTATGATTTCGGGCAGCCGGACAGCGTCTGGGACTCGCTTGGTCCGCAGGCCGAGGATCACCCGCAGGCCCGTCTTGCGGCGCTGCGGGGTGGCGGGGTCCAGCCTTGGCACGCGGGCCAAGACGCCCCCGCGCCCGGTCGCAATCGACTGGTGTCGCTTGCCTTGCGTCCCGCGCCGGTCACCGATCAGTGGATCAGCGAGGGGCCGGGGCTGGCCGATCTGGCCGGCGCGACGGCGGGCCTGACCCTGATCGAGGCCGACCAGCCCCAGCAAGAGGCCGACGCCATCGCCATCCTGATCCGCGACGCCGTAGGCCGCCAGCAGCCGGTGCGGCTGATCACCTCGGATCGCGGGCTGGTGCGGCGGATCGCGGCGGTGCTGGATCGCTGGGATCTGCAGATCGAAGATTCGGCGGGCGAGCCGCTGCAACTGTCGGCGGCGGGGCTGTTCCTGCGCCATGTCGCGGGGCTGTTTGTCCAGAAGGTCACGGTGGATGTGCTGCTGACGATCCTCAAAGACCCGGTCACCGCCACCGGCGGGCCGCGCGGCGACGTGCTGCGCCACACCCGCGATCTGGAGTTGCGGCTGCGCCGGCACGGCCCGGCCTTCCCCGACGCGGCTGCGCTGCGGGAGTGGGCCGATGGCGGCGACGCCTCGCGCAAGCTGTGGTGCGAATGGCTGGCCCAGGCGCTTGATATGGTCAAGGACGGCAGCGACCGCACGCCGCAGCCGGTGCCGGACCGGCTGGCGGCGCATCGGGCGCTGGCCGACTGGCTGGCAGCCGGGCCGGGGGGCAAGGCGCAGAGCTCGCGGCTGTGGAACCGCGCCGACGGGCAGGCGGCGCAGGCGGCGCTGCGGCATCTGGCCGACCATGCCGACCGCGCCCAGCCGATGACGCCGCGCGAATATGCCGATCTGATCGACACCCATCTGGCCCGCCACGCCGTGCGCGGCAGCGATCAGGGCCACCCGCTGATCCGCTATTTCGGCACCCGCGAGGCGCGGACCGAGGCCAACCGCTCGGACGGGGCCGTTGTCGTGCTGGCGGGGCTGAACGAGGGCGGCTGGCCGCAGGCGCTGGCGCCCGATCCCTGGCTGTCGCGGCTGATGCGCCAGCAGGCCGGGTTGACCCTGCCCGAGCGGCAGATCGGGCTGGCCGCGCATGACTTTCAGCAGGCCATCGCCGCGCCGCAGGTGGTGCTGACCCGCGCCCGCCGCGATGCCGAGGCCGAGACCATCCCCTCGCGCTGGCTGAACCGGCTGACCAACCTGATGTCCGGGCTGACCGATCAGGACGGCCCGGCGGCGCTGCAGGCGATGCGGCAGCGGGGCGGCACATGGCTGGCGCTGGCCCGGCAGATGGCCGAGCCGCGTTACCGGCTGGACCCGGCGCCGCGCCCGGCCCCGGTGCCGCCGGCGCCGGCCTTTGCCGCGATCTCGGTCACCGGCGTCGCAAAGCTGATCCGCGACCCCTACGCCGTCTATGCCGACAAGGTGCTGGGGCTGCGCGCGCTGGACCCGTTGCGGCCTGAACCGGACGCCTCGCTGCGCGGACAGGTGCTGCACATGATCGTCGAGCGTCTGCTGACGCCCCCGCCCGCCGCCGGCACCTCGGCGCAGGCGCTGCGGGCGCGGTTTCTGGCCATGACCGCCGAGGTTCTCGCCCAAGAGGTGCCTTGGCCCGCCGCCCGCGCCTTCTGGCAGGCGCGGATGGAGCGCATCGCCACCCGCATCGCGAGGGACGAGGCCGAGCGTCTGCAATCGGCCCGCCCGCTGGTGGTCGAGGCCTCGCACAGCCTGCCGGTGCCGGGCCTGACCCTGCGGCTGACCGCGCGGCCCGACCGCATCGACCTGCTGGACGGCGGCGCGATGGCGCACGTCTATGACTATAAAAGCGGCAATCCGCCCACGGACGCGCAGATGGAACATTTCGACAAGCAGCTTTTGCTGGAGGCCGCGATGGTCGCCAAGGGCGCCTTTCCGGCGCTTGGCCCGGTGACGGTTCAGGGCGTCAGCTATATCCAGCTTGGTGGCGAGGGCGCGACCCATCCGCGCAAGTTCACCCCCGAAGCGGCCGAGGAAACCTGGCAGAAATTCGTCATCCTCGCCGGGCGCTATCTGCGCGGCGAGTGCGGGTTCGCGGCGCGGCGGGCGCTGCAGAAATCCGGCGACCGCAGCGATTACGACCACCTGTCGCGCTATGGCGAATGGGGCACGGGCGACGCGCCGGTGCAGATGCGGGTGGGCGATCATGGTTGA
- the addA gene encoding double-strand break repair helicase AddA, producing the protein MQAANAASQRQIASADPTRSTWLTANAGSGKTRVLTDRVARLLLAGTPPERVLCLTYTKAAATEMQNRLLQRLGEWAMLPEDRLRHALRELGEGHAPDLATARRLFAQAIETPGGLKVQTIHSFCASLLRRFPLEAGVPHGFTELDDRSATLLRAEILDEMAEEGVAEIADITAISGGDNLDALLARIARIGAPDIDPAAIWQAVGLPPNMTQKALLAQVFTGVEGDLFRALFPLLATSGSKDNTLLNRLVQGDWDAPGMAELVILEGSLLYGAKAKMPFGPKIDDVPTKAIRAAFAAHMPDLNDLMERVAETRPRRIGFDFAQRATALHRFARAFSARVQARKAAAGWLDFDDLITRASQLLSDATMAQWVLFRLDGGIDHILVDEAQDTSPQQWRVIEQLAAEFTAGASDRLRTLFVVGDPKQSIYSFQGADIEVFESRRDQFGAAFRQIERPMQQLDLEYSFRSSPAILQAVDATFAGAAGTGLGQRSLHRAFHGDRPGRIDLWPLPETPDQPEESGWEEPVDQLAPDSPPSLLAAEIAVQVAAMLDPVSGASITTRAGEVRRVRPGDILILVQGRTASLFSEIIRALKAAGLPVAGADRLRLAAELAVKDIRAMLNFLATPEDDLSLAALLRSPLIGLDEDALFRLAAGRTKGEYLWSRLRESDHAAARALLSDMIDHSALRPFDLISRLLNRHGGREKLLARLGPEAEDGIDELLTQALAYERTEVPSLTGFLVWLSTDDVEVRRQPGSGAGLIRVMTVHGSKGLESPIVILPDTKKRQAYRPPEVLHPRDGVPFMAGRSGERPDFAQAEVDEAARLDAEERRRLLYVAMTRAESWLIVACAGDAGAPGESWYATIEAGLEECGLTESGWDCGLGPVRRFAFGDWPDVAAESDADTQALPAAADCGWLYTPPAPVPHPPAVVTATSLGGAKALPGPEGDDPAQAMLFGTRFHLLLEHLPQTPRPDWPRRARDLLSGAEGGIPDAEMLDRLVEDLAAVLDAPSLSQVFTPPDGARTLSEVELSADLPGIGLLRGVVDRLIVMPDRVLVIDYKTNATLPDRPQDTPLGILRQMAAYRRAIAGIYPGREVQAGVLWTAGPRLMWLPDAVLDASLSGAAPDESAAGRP; encoded by the coding sequence ATGCAGGCCGCCAACGCCGCCTCGCAGCGCCAGATCGCCTCGGCCGATCCGACGCGCTCGACCTGGCTGACCGCCAATGCCGGCTCGGGCAAGACGCGGGTGCTGACCGACCGGGTGGCGCGTCTGCTGCTGGCGGGAACGCCGCCGGAACGGGTGCTGTGCCTGACCTATACCAAGGCCGCCGCGACCGAGATGCAGAACCGCCTGCTGCAACGGCTGGGCGAATGGGCGATGCTGCCCGAGGACCGGCTGCGCCACGCCCTGCGGGAACTGGGCGAAGGCCACGCCCCCGACCTTGCCACCGCGCGGCGGCTGTTCGCGCAAGCGATCGAGACGCCGGGCGGGCTGAAGGTCCAGACGATCCACAGCTTCTGCGCCTCGCTGCTGCGCCGCTTCCCGCTCGAAGCCGGGGTGCCGCATGGCTTCACCGAGCTGGACGACCGCAGCGCCACCCTGCTGCGGGCCGAGATTCTGGACGAGATGGCCGAGGAAGGCGTGGCCGAGATCGCCGACATCACCGCGATCAGCGGCGGCGACAATCTGGACGCGCTGCTGGCCCGGATCGCGCGGATCGGTGCGCCCGACATAGACCCCGCCGCGATCTGGCAGGCGGTGGGCCTGCCGCCGAACATGACGCAGAAGGCGCTGCTGGCGCAGGTCTTCACCGGGGTCGAGGGCGATCTGTTCCGCGCCCTGTTCCCCCTGCTGGCGACCAGCGGTAGCAAGGACAACACCCTGCTGAACAGACTGGTGCAGGGCGATTGGGACGCGCCCGGCATGGCCGAACTGGTGATCCTGGAAGGGTCGCTGCTGTATGGCGCGAAAGCCAAGATGCCCTTCGGACCCAAGATCGACGATGTGCCGACCAAGGCAATTCGCGCGGCCTTTGCCGCCCACATGCCCGACCTGAACGATCTGATGGAACGCGTGGCCGAGACGCGGCCGCGGCGGATCGGCTTTGACTTCGCGCAGCGCGCCACCGCCCTGCACCGCTTTGCCCGCGCCTTTTCGGCGCGGGTGCAGGCGCGCAAGGCGGCGGCGGGGTGGCTGGATTTCGACGATCTGATCACCCGCGCCTCGCAGCTTTTGTCCGATGCGACGATGGCGCAATGGGTGCTGTTCCGGCTGGATGGCGGGATCGATCACATCTTGGTGGACGAGGCGCAGGACACCTCGCCCCAGCAATGGCGGGTGATCGAGCAACTTGCTGCTGAATTCACGGCCGGCGCCTCGGATCGGCTGCGGACGCTGTTCGTGGTGGGCGACCCCAAGCAGTCGATCTATTCCTTTCAGGGCGCCGATATCGAGGTCTTTGAAAGCCGCCGCGACCAGTTCGGGGCGGCGTTCCGGCAGATCGAACGACCGATGCAGCAGCTGGATCTGGAATATTCCTTCCGCTCGTCCCCCGCGATCCTGCAGGCGGTGGACGCGACATTCGCGGGCGCGGCGGGCACCGGTCTGGGCCAGCGCAGCCTGCACCGCGCCTTTCACGGCGACCGCCCCGGCCGGATCGACCTGTGGCCGCTGCCCGAAACGCCCGATCAGCCCGAGGAATCGGGGTGGGAGGAACCCGTCGACCAGCTTGCCCCGGATTCGCCCCCCTCGCTGCTGGCGGCCGAGATCGCGGTTCAGGTCGCGGCGATGCTGGACCCGGTCAGCGGCGCCTCAATCACCACGCGGGCGGGCGAGGTCAGGCGGGTGCGGCCAGGGGACATCCTGATCCTGGTTCAGGGCCGCACCGCGTCGCTGTTTTCCGAGATCATCCGGGCGCTGAAGGCCGCGGGCCTGCCCGTCGCCGGGGCCGACCGGCTGCGGCTGGCGGCAGAGCTGGCGGTCAAGGACATCCGCGCCATGCTGAACTTCCTCGCCACGCCCGAGGATGATCTGTCGCTGGCCGCGCTGCTGCGCTCGCCCCTGATCGGGCTGGACGAGGACGCGCTGTTCCGCCTCGCCGCCGGGCGGACCAAGGGCGAATATCTGTGGTCGCGGCTGCGCGAGTCGGACCACGCCGCCGCCCGCGCGCTGCTGAGCGACATGATCGACCACTCGGCGCTGCGGCCTTTCGACCTGATCTCGCGGCTGCTGAACCGCCATGGCGGGCGCGAGAAGCTGCTGGCCCGGCTGGGGCCCGAGGCGGAGGACGGCATCGACGAATTGCTGACCCAGGCGCTGGCCTATGAGCGGACCGAGGTGCCCTCGCTGACCGGGTTTCTGGTCTGGCTGTCCACCGATGACGTCGAGGTGCGGCGGCAGCCCGGCTCTGGCGCGGGGCTGATCCGGGTGATGACGGTGCATGGCTCGAAAGGGCTGGAAAGCCCCATCGTCATCCTGCCCGACACCAAGAAGCGTCAGGCCTATCGCCCGCCCGAGGTGCTGCATCCGCGTGACGGCGTCCCCTTCATGGCCGGGCGATCGGGCGAGCGGCCCGATTTCGCGCAGGCCGAGGTGGACGAGGCCGCGCGGCTGGACGCGGAAGAGCGGCGGCGGCTGCTTTACGTCGCCATGACCCGCGCCGAAAGCTGGCTGATCGTCGCCTGCGCGGGCGATGCCGGCGCGCCGGGCGAAAGCTGGTATGCGACGATCGAGGCCGGGCTGGAGGAATGCGGGCTGACCGAAAGCGGCTGGGATTGCGGGCTGGGCCCGGTCCGGCGCTTCGCCTTTGGCGACTGGCCGGATGTCGCGGCGGAATCGGATGCCGACACCCAGGCGCTGCCCGCGGCGGCCGATTGCGGCTGGCTTTACACCCCGCCCGCCCCGGTCCCGCACCCGCCTGCCGTGGTGACGGCGACCAGCCTTGGCGGGGCCAAGGCGCTGCCGGGGCCAGAGGGCGACGACCCGGCGCAGGCGATGCTGTTCGGCACAAGGTTCCACCTGCTGCTGGAACATCTGCCGCAGACCCCGCGCCCCGACTGGCCGCGTCGCGCCCGCGACCTGCTGTCGGGGGCCGAGGGCGGCATTCCGGACGCAGAGATGCTCGACCGCCTGGTCGAAGACCTTGCCGCGGTGCTGGACGCCCCCAGCCTGTCGCAGGTTTTCACCCCGCCCGACGGCGCGCGGACCCTGTCCGAGGTCGAGCTGTCGGCCGATCTGCCGGGGATCGGGCTGCTGCGCGGCGTGGTGGACCGGCTGATCGTGATGCCCGACCGCGTTCTAGTCATCGACTACAAGACCAATGCCACGCTGCCCGACCGGCCGCAGGACACGCCCTTGGGCATCCTGCGCCAGATGGCGGCCTATCGGCGGGCGATTGCCGGCATCTATCCGGGGCGCGAGGTTCAGGCGGGGGTGCTGTGGACCGCTGGCCCGCGCCTGATGTGGCTGCCCGACGCGGTGCTGGATGCCAGCCTGAGCGGTGCCGCGCCGGACGAAAGCGCGGCGGGCCGACCTTGA
- the hslV gene encoding ATP-dependent protease subunit HslV, which translates to MAEDKFPGWHGTTILAVRRGGRVVVAGDGQVSVGQTVMKGTARKVRRLAPGGRDVVVGFAGSTADAFTLLERLEKKLESAPGQLQRACVELAKDWRTDKYLRNLEAMLIVTDGAQIYVVTGAGDVLEPEHDVAAIGSGGNYALAAARGLLETQLDAEQVARKAMQIAADICVYTNGSLTVETIAPAA; encoded by the coding sequence ATGGCAGAGGACAAATTCCCCGGCTGGCACGGCACCACCATTCTGGCGGTGCGGCGCGGCGGGCGCGTGGTGGTGGCGGGCGACGGCCAGGTCAGCGTCGGCCAGACGGTGATGAAGGGCACGGCGCGCAAGGTCCGCCGCCTGGCGCCGGGTGGCCGCGACGTGGTGGTGGGCTTTGCCGGCTCGACCGCGGATGCGTTCACGCTGCTGGAACGCCTTGAAAAAAAACTGGAATCCGCGCCGGGCCAGTTGCAGCGCGCCTGTGTCGAGCTGGCCAAGGACTGGCGCACCGACAAATATCTGCGCAATCTGGAAGCCATGCTGATCGTCACCGACGGCGCGCAGATCTATGTCGTGACCGGCGCGGGCGATGTGCTGGAACCCGAACATGACGTCGCCGCCATTGGCTCGGGCGGGAACTATGCCCTCGCCGCCGCGCGCGGGCTGCTCGAGACCCAGCTGGACGCCGAACAGGTTGCCCGCAAGGCCATGCAGATCGCCGCCGATATCTGCGTCTATACCAATGGCAGCCTGACCGTGGAAACCATCGCGCCCGCCGCCTGA
- a CDS encoding nucleotidyltransferase family protein, with the protein MHPLMIFAAGKGTRMAPLTDSRPKPLIEVGGRTLLDRAIALGRDAGAKPIVVNTHYLGQQIRDHLQGSDVVISDEADKLLETGGGLRKALPLLGAGRVMTLNPDVIWTGPNPLPALSMAWDAARMDALLMLVHADRARGRIGGGDFSLDHTGRITRGGDLVYGGCQMLRTDRLGSIAEEVFSLNLLWDRMIEDGRAYGITHPGGWCDLGRPETIPIAEAMLAEDVV; encoded by the coding sequence ATGCACCCGCTGATGATCTTCGCCGCCGGCAAGGGAACGCGCATGGCGCCCCTGACCGACAGCCGCCCGAAACCGCTGATCGAGGTCGGCGGCCGGACCCTGCTGGACCGCGCCATCGCGCTTGGCCGCGATGCCGGGGCCAAGCCCATCGTCGTCAACACGCATTACCTGGGCCAGCAGATTCGCGACCATCTGCAGGGCAGCGATGTCGTGATCTCGGACGAGGCCGACAAGCTGCTGGAAACCGGCGGCGGGCTGCGCAAGGCGCTGCCCTTGCTGGGGGCGGGGCGGGTGATGACGCTGAACCCGGACGTGATCTGGACCGGGCCGAACCCGCTGCCGGCGCTGTCCATGGCTTGGGACGCGGCGCGGATGGATGCGCTGCTGATGCTGGTCCATGCCGACCGCGCGCGGGGCCGGATCGGCGGCGGCGATTTCAGCCTCGACCACACCGGGCGGATCACCCGGGGCGGCGATCTGGTCTATGGCGGCTGCCAGATGCTGCGGACCGACCGGTTGGGCAGCATCGCGGAAGAGGTGTTTTCGCTGAACCTGCTCTGGGACCGCATGATCGAGGATGGCCGCGCCTATGGCATCACCCATCCCGGCGGCTGGTGCGATCTGGGCCGCCCCGAGACCATCCCCATCGCCGAAGCCATGCTGGCCGAAGATGTGGTCTGA